Proteins encoded together in one Flavobacteriales bacterium window:
- a CDS encoding sodium:solute symporter, whose amino-acid sequence MHWLDWLILLGTLGFIVGYGVWRTRAGNTSADYLRGGSDERWWAVGLSVMATQASAITFLSTPGQGYLDGLGFVQFYFGLPLAMLVINRVFIPLYYKWKVYTAYEFIGRRFDARTRLLTAGLFLIQRGLAAGITIYAPSIILSKVLHWPLSWTCVFIGALVILYTTTGGARAVGVTHKQQMAVIFGGLFVAFGLVVWYLREHIGFVESLQLASALGKTEVIDTSFDPSNKYTLWSGLIGGFFLQLAYFGTDQSQVQRYLSGQNVQQAQRGLWMNALLKIPMQFFILLTGVLVFVFYLFNAAPIHWNSTNLQETRAKDGIQLTQTLEAQHTEASAGRSEAAHAWVDAIRGGHTQTADSALTRLQIHQHGMIHLEAQYHERLKHLLPDAEANDKDYIFITFIMDHMPIGIIGLLLAMIFSAGMSSTSAELSALATTSVVDVVKKERTDGEQVRATKWATVLFGLLALAFAALFSLFENLIQAVNIIGSLFYGTILGIFLVAFFLKRVGGTAVFVAALVAQATILALHFSHIEIAFLWYNLIAPAIVVVLAAVIHSVIGTPGHIDPEDF is encoded by the coding sequence ATGCACTGGCTAGACTGGCTCATCCTCCTCGGCACCCTGGGCTTCATCGTGGGCTACGGGGTGTGGCGCACGCGGGCCGGCAACACCAGCGCGGATTACCTGCGCGGTGGCAGCGATGAACGCTGGTGGGCGGTGGGGCTGAGCGTGATGGCCACGCAGGCCAGCGCGATCACCTTCCTCAGCACACCGGGCCAAGGCTACCTCGATGGCCTGGGCTTCGTGCAGTTCTACTTCGGGCTGCCGCTGGCCATGCTGGTGATCAACCGGGTGTTCATCCCGCTCTACTACAAGTGGAAGGTGTACACGGCCTATGAGTTCATCGGCAGGCGCTTCGATGCGCGCACGCGGCTGCTCACGGCAGGGCTCTTCCTCATCCAGCGCGGACTGGCGGCCGGCATCACCATCTACGCGCCCAGCATCATCCTCAGCAAGGTGCTGCACTGGCCGCTCAGCTGGACCTGCGTGTTCATCGGCGCGCTGGTGATCCTCTACACCACCACCGGCGGCGCCAGGGCCGTGGGCGTGACGCACAAACAGCAGATGGCCGTGATCTTCGGCGGGCTCTTCGTGGCCTTCGGACTTGTGGTGTGGTACCTGCGCGAGCACATCGGCTTCGTGGAGAGCCTGCAACTGGCCAGCGCACTCGGCAAGACCGAAGTGATCGACACCAGCTTCGACCCGAGCAACAAGTACACGCTATGGAGCGGTCTCATTGGTGGCTTCTTCCTGCAGCTGGCCTACTTCGGCACCGACCAGAGCCAGGTGCAGCGCTACCTCAGTGGGCAGAACGTGCAGCAGGCCCAGCGCGGGCTGTGGATGAACGCGCTGCTGAAGATCCCGATGCAGTTCTTCATCCTGCTCACCGGTGTGCTGGTGTTCGTGTTCTATCTGTTCAATGCGGCGCCCATCCACTGGAACTCGACGAACTTGCAAGAGACGCGAGCAAAGGATGGCATCCAGCTTACTCAGACATTGGAAGCTCAGCACACGGAAGCGAGCGCAGGTCGATCGGAAGCAGCACACGCATGGGTGGATGCCATTCGAGGAGGGCACACGCAAACCGCCGATTCAGCACTGACGAGGCTACAGATCCACCAGCATGGGATGATCCATTTGGAAGCTCAATACCACGAGCGCTTGAAGCACCTCCTGCCCGACGCCGAGGCCAACGACAAGGACTACATCTTCATCACCTTCATCATGGACCACATGCCCATCGGCATCATCGGGCTGCTGCTGGCCATGATCTTCAGCGCCGGCATGAGCAGCACTAGCGCGGAACTGAGCGCGCTGGCCACCACCAGCGTGGTGGATGTGGTGAAGAAGGAACGCACGGACGGCGAGCAGGTGCGGGCGACGAAATGGGCCACGGTGCTCTTCGGCCTGCTGGCGCTGGCCTTCGCGGCGCTGTTCTCGCTCTTCGAGAACCTCATCCAGGCGGTGAACATCATCGGCTCGCTGTTCTACGGCACCATCCTGGGCATCTTCCTGGTGGCCTTCTTCCTGAAGCGCGTGGGCGGCACGGCGGTGTTCGTCGCGGCACTGGTGGCGCAGGCGACCATCCTTGCGCTGCATTTCTCGCACATCGAGATCGCGTTCCTCTGGTACAACTTGATCGCGCCGGCGATCGTGGTGGTGCTGGCGGCGGTGATCCACTCCGTGATCGGTACCCCGGGGCACATTGATCCGGAGGACTTTTGA
- a CDS encoding PIG-L family deacetylase yields MHIRSFRAGLILGAFLGISTLSFAQRPPAQPHAAEILHRMQKLNVLGSVLYIVAHPDDENTRLIAWLANGKKVRTGNLSLTRGDGGQNLIGPELGDALGIIRTQELLEARRIDGGEQFFTRAVDFGYSKNAAESFAKWGKQEVLSDVVRVIRMFRPDIIITRFAPDRSAGHGHHEASAILAEEAFDLAGDPKAFPEQLQQGLEVWQPRRLFFNGSTWWKKDLADIAKNDPDWFSVDVGGYDPLLGLSYTEIAGRSRSMHKSQGFGAAETRGEMLEYLKLVKGDRPKTKDIFEGIDMTWGRVKAPSSIGIKSAELVTSFDVSAPEKSFAKIQSLERTIASWVNDNKPTHDQWRWGQIKSEALNDLASACLGVSFDALSNKSYSSTIDTVEVKVTGFPRIRRELYLSTYGWSSGVDWDRRSFGSKDIRLTDRIDTTLRVVHQTVNEPFWLERPHGNLYQTPSGNANIIPVMIPEPYVAVAFSPELDTTDHLHFRVSGGIMHKWVDRVAGERIRPVYVTPVASVIPKTDVLIARGGPQTITVEVEALTDSLTGQLNVTLPEGWATTKDLKLVNIAKRNDRQSFTYQIIPSDNTKAGAVKFEFTGPKGKADRTLHEIDYPHIMPQVYYTPAEVKLVPLDVKTTAKTVGCIKGAGDEVPQAIEQLGVKVEIVDPATASLESLRNYDAIVTGIRAYNTTKGMKELHPLLLQYVEQGGTLVVQYNTTPRFSVSGVEDFQIDPATLGPHPFKITRDRVTVEEAPPTFLDPKHPLLTTPNTITAKDFEGWVQERGLYFASELGDKYTPLIAWNDPGEQPLTGGLITCDHGQGRFIYTGISFFRQLPAGVPGAYRLFANLISPRGTNAK; encoded by the coding sequence ATGCACATTCGTTCCTTCCGCGCAGGGCTTATCCTCGGTGCGTTCCTTGGTATTTCGACCCTCTCCTTCGCTCAACGTCCTCCCGCACAGCCCCACGCCGCCGAGATCCTGCACCGCATGCAGAAGCTCAACGTGTTGGGCAGCGTGCTCTACATCGTGGCGCATCCCGATGACGAGAACACGCGTCTGATCGCCTGGCTCGCCAACGGCAAGAAGGTGCGCACCGGCAACCTCAGCCTCACGCGCGGCGACGGCGGACAGAACCTCATCGGTCCCGAACTGGGCGATGCGCTCGGCATCATCCGCACACAGGAGCTGCTGGAGGCGCGCCGCATCGATGGTGGCGAGCAGTTCTTCACCCGCGCGGTGGACTTCGGCTACAGCAAGAACGCCGCGGAGAGCTTTGCGAAGTGGGGCAAGCAGGAGGTGCTCAGCGATGTGGTGCGCGTCATCCGGATGTTCCGGCCGGACATCATCATCACGCGGTTCGCCCCTGACCGCAGTGCAGGGCACGGTCACCACGAGGCCAGCGCCATCCTTGCCGAAGAAGCCTTCGACCTGGCCGGCGACCCCAAGGCGTTTCCTGAGCAATTGCAGCAAGGGCTGGAGGTGTGGCAGCCGCGCCGCCTCTTCTTCAACGGCAGCACCTGGTGGAAGAAGGACCTGGCCGACATCGCGAAGAACGACCCCGACTGGTTCAGTGTGGATGTGGGCGGCTACGACCCGCTGCTGGGCCTGAGCTACACGGAGATCGCCGGGCGCAGCCGCAGCATGCACAAGAGCCAGGGCTTCGGCGCGGCGGAAACGCGGGGGGAGATGCTGGAGTACCTCAAGTTGGTGAAGGGTGACCGGCCCAAGACGAAGGACATTTTTGAGGGGATCGATATGACTTGGGGGCGGGTGAAGGCTCCGAGTAGCATAGGTATCAAGAGCGCAGAACTGGTCACAAGCTTTGATGTCAGTGCACCGGAAAAGAGCTTCGCTAAAATTCAATCTCTTGAACGGACCATAGCCTCATGGGTGAATGACAACAAGCCAACACATGACCAGTGGCGGTGGGGCCAGATCAAATCAGAGGCGCTAAATGATCTCGCATCAGCATGTTTAGGAGTGTCCTTTGATGCCTTGAGCAACAAGAGTTACTCGAGCACTATTGATACCGTAGAAGTCAAGGTCACTGGCTTTCCGCGCATCCGAAGAGAACTCTACCTAAGTACTTATGGCTGGAGTTCCGGTGTTGATTGGGATCGACGTTCATTCGGTTCGAAAGACATACGTCTCACTGATCGGATCGACACTACTCTCCGTGTGGTTCATCAGACCGTCAATGAACCCTTCTGGCTGGAGCGTCCGCATGGGAACCTGTATCAAACTCCATCAGGAAACGCCAACATCATTCCCGTTATGATACCTGAACCGTATGTAGCGGTAGCCTTCAGCCCAGAATTGGATACAACTGATCATTTGCACTTCCGCGTTAGCGGAGGAATCATGCACAAATGGGTCGACCGTGTGGCTGGCGAGCGCATCCGCCCGGTGTACGTTACCCCCGTGGCCTCGGTGATCCCCAAGACCGATGTGCTCATCGCTCGCGGTGGTCCGCAGACCATCACCGTGGAGGTGGAAGCGCTCACCGACAGCCTCACCGGTCAACTGAACGTGACGCTGCCCGAGGGTTGGGCCACCACCAAGGACCTGAAGCTGGTGAACATCGCCAAGCGCAACGATCGGCAGAGCTTCACCTATCAGATCATTCCCAGCGATAACACGAAAGCAGGTGCCGTGAAGTTCGAGTTCACCGGTCCGAAGGGAAAGGCTGACCGCACCCTGCACGAGATCGACTACCCGCACATCATGCCGCAGGTGTACTACACGCCGGCCGAGGTGAAGCTGGTACCGCTGGATGTGAAGACCACCGCGAAGACCGTCGGCTGTATCAAGGGAGCTGGCGATGAGGTGCCACAGGCCATCGAACAGCTTGGGGTGAAGGTCGAAATCGTGGATCCAGCCACGGCGAGCTTGGAAAGTCTCCGGAATTACGACGCGATCGTCACCGGCATCCGTGCTTACAACACCACCAAGGGCATGAAGGAGCTGCACCCGCTGCTGCTGCAATACGTGGAGCAGGGCGGTACGCTCGTCGTGCAGTACAACACCACGCCGCGCTTCTCGGTCTCCGGGGTGGAGGATTTCCAGATCGATCCCGCCACGCTCGGCCCCCACCCCTTCAAGATCACCCGCGACCGCGTGACCGTGGAGGAAGCGCCGCCCACCTTCCTCGACCCGAAGCATCCGCTGCTCACAACACCGAACACCATCACCGCGAAGGACTTCGAGGGCTGGGTGCAGGAACGCGGCCTCTACTTCGCCAGCGAGCTTGGCGATAAGTACACACCGCTCATCGCGTGGAACGATCCCGGCGAACAACCGCTCACCGGCGGCCTCATCACCTGCGACCATGGCCAAGGGCGCTTCATCTACACGGGCATCAGCTTCTTCCGGCAATTGCCAGCGGGAGTGCCGGGCGCGTATCGGCTGTTCGCGAATCTGATCTCGCCGAGAGGGACTAATGCAAAGTGA
- a CDS encoding DUF2911 domain-containing protein has product MRHTILPGLCGLLVVLHPFATEAQYSQLDLPRESQMATVTQRIGVTDLSVNYSRPSVKGRVIWGEVVPYGEVWRMGANENTIFSCTHDITVEGQALAAGTYGVHAIPGPGKWTIIFSTDHTAWGSFFHKPANEALRVEVTPHAGAMSEQLTYDLMDVGKDGGTLVMRWEKLEVPIRISVNTQAAVLAYLDEHLHGLKSFAWEVWYEAAHYCHQEGIEPERAMQWVDMSIARGANFENQTLKAKLLEESGKAEEAAALRKKMIDEATNAQLNTMAYRLMSDGRVEDALKMFQLNAKRHPEDPNVHDSLGEGYMMAGNKEAAIKAFKKSLSMNPPEGVKANSLKCLKKLGVDTSAWEGTKS; this is encoded by the coding sequence ATGCGCCACACCATCCTGCCCGGCCTGTGCGGACTGCTCGTCGTCCTGCACCCCTTCGCCACCGAAGCCCAATACTCACAGCTCGACCTGCCCCGCGAGAGCCAGATGGCCACGGTCACGCAGCGTATCGGGGTCACCGACCTCTCGGTGAACTACAGCCGCCCCAGCGTGAAGGGCCGCGTGATCTGGGGTGAGGTGGTACCCTACGGGGAAGTGTGGCGGATGGGCGCGAACGAGAACACGATCTTCTCCTGCACGCACGACATCACCGTGGAAGGCCAGGCGCTTGCCGCCGGCACGTACGGCGTGCATGCCATCCCCGGCCCGGGGAAGTGGACCATCATCTTCAGCACGGACCACACGGCCTGGGGATCGTTCTTCCACAAGCCGGCGAACGAAGCCCTGCGCGTGGAGGTGACACCACACGCCGGCGCCATGAGCGAACAGCTCACCTATGACCTCATGGACGTGGGCAAGGACGGCGGCACCTTGGTGATGCGCTGGGAGAAGCTCGAAGTGCCCATCCGCATCTCGGTGAACACGCAGGCGGCCGTGCTGGCCTACCTGGATGAGCACCTGCACGGCCTGAAGTCGTTCGCCTGGGAGGTGTGGTACGAGGCCGCTCACTACTGCCATCAAGAAGGGATCGAACCGGAACGTGCCATGCAGTGGGTGGACATGAGCATCGCCCGCGGCGCCAACTTCGAGAACCAGACGCTCAAGGCCAAGTTGCTCGAAGAAAGCGGCAAGGCCGAAGAAGCTGCCGCATTGCGCAAGAAGATGATCGACGAGGCCACCAATGCCCAGTTGAACACCATGGCCTACAGGCTGATGAGTGATGGCAGGGTCGAGGATGCGTTGAAGATGTTCCAGTTGAACGCGAAGCGACATCCGGAAGACCCGAACGTCCATGACAGCCTGGGCGAGGGCTATATGATGGCCGGCAACAAGGAAGCCGCGATCAAGGCCTTCAAGAAGAGCCTGAGCATGAACCCGCCGGAAGGTGTGAAAGCGAACTCGTTGAAATGCCTGAAGAAGTTGGGCGTGGATACGAGCGCGTGGGAGGGAACGAAGAGTTGA
- a CDS encoding response regulator transcription factor has translation MKHIRTLIVDDEPIARARLARLLAQDPEIELVGECRNGHEALESVAKHRPDLLFLDVQMPQMNGFEVVQQIPRERLPFVVFVTAHDQYALKAFDVNAVDYLLKPYDDERFFTSLERAKRHLDMNVNSRLTGKLMDLVREHMHANSEFIEHFTIKEKGREHKVNVADVVYMRAEGNYLCLQLKDRHFLHRMTMNAVETELDPGRFLRIHRSYIVNMAHVRNSRYSGNNEFIFTMANNERIVSGRSYKEQIAKVLAEQVV, from the coding sequence ATGAAACACATCCGCACCCTCATCGTGGACGATGAACCCATCGCCCGCGCGCGCCTTGCACGCCTGCTCGCCCAGGACCCTGAGATCGAGCTGGTGGGCGAATGCCGCAACGGCCACGAAGCCCTGGAGTCCGTCGCCAAGCACCGCCCCGACCTGCTGTTCCTCGATGTCCAAATGCCCCAGATGAACGGCTTCGAGGTGGTGCAGCAGATCCCGCGCGAACGCCTCCCCTTCGTGGTCTTCGTCACCGCCCACGACCAGTACGCGCTCAAGGCCTTCGACGTCAACGCCGTGGACTACCTGCTGAAACCCTACGACGACGAGCGCTTCTTCACCTCGCTGGAGCGCGCCAAGCGCCACCTGGACATGAACGTCAACAGCCGCCTCACCGGCAAGCTGATGGACCTGGTGCGCGAGCACATGCACGCCAACAGCGAGTTCATCGAGCACTTCACCATCAAGGAGAAGGGGCGCGAGCACAAGGTGAACGTGGCCGACGTGGTGTACATGCGCGCCGAGGGCAACTACCTCTGCCTACAGCTCAAGGACCGGCACTTCCTGCATCGCATGACGATGAACGCCGTGGAGACCGAGCTGGACCCCGGTCGTTTCCTGCGCATCCACCGCAGCTACATCGTCAACATGGCCCACGTGCGCAACAGCCGGTACAGCGGCAACAACGAGTTCATCTTCACGATGGCGAACAACGAACGCATCGTGAGCGGCCGCAGCTACAAGGAGCAGATCGCCAAGGTGCTGGCCGAGCAGGTGGTGTAG
- a CDS encoding histidine kinase produces the protein MSAASPADPMNYFKRTPISYRIVLGSALVMATLFLLQAYMHHYVYAELKDMGEFRWWREAPVPYLNFLFWALLTPLVYTILKRWPFSGRPWGPVVLLHLGLALLIAAVHEASTSCIYYGILHWRGEFDFGDPGMRSWALSALPPAILSRFMEYGVLMGVLVALDNARKMREKQTQLMKLQNELQKSQLNALKKQLQPHFLFNTLNTVSALMDQDTDRARTVLSRLGQLLRITLDKEQRERVPLAREIDHIGHYLGIEAVRFQDRLHVDYDIPASCADAEVPSMILQPLVENAIKHGPGFTSERVDIAVSAERRNGSLHIAVRDNGRGCPDVERAVAGSGIGLRNVRERLRLLYGDAADMQVSSPGGQGFTVHLSLPFKRNDPAS, from the coding sequence GTGAGCGCCGCCTCCCCGGCCGACCCGATGAACTACTTCAAGCGTACGCCGATCAGTTATCGCATCGTGCTGGGCAGCGCCCTGGTGATGGCCACCCTGTTCCTGTTGCAGGCCTATATGCACCACTATGTGTATGCCGAGCTCAAGGACATGGGCGAATTCCGGTGGTGGCGGGAAGCCCCCGTGCCCTACCTCAACTTCCTGTTCTGGGCGCTGCTCACCCCGCTGGTGTACACCATCCTGAAGCGCTGGCCCTTCAGCGGCCGGCCCTGGGGGCCGGTGGTGCTTCTGCACCTCGGCCTGGCCCTGCTGATCGCCGCGGTCCATGAGGCCTCCACCTCCTGCATCTACTACGGCATCCTGCACTGGCGCGGCGAGTTCGACTTCGGCGACCCCGGCATGCGCAGCTGGGCCCTCAGCGCGCTGCCCCCCGCCATCCTCAGCCGCTTCATGGAGTACGGCGTGCTGATGGGCGTGCTCGTGGCCCTGGACAACGCGCGCAAGATGCGCGAGAAACAGACCCAGCTGATGAAGCTGCAGAACGAGCTGCAGAAGAGCCAGCTCAACGCCCTCAAGAAGCAGCTGCAACCGCATTTCCTGTTCAACACGCTGAACACGGTGAGCGCCCTGATGGACCAGGACACCGACAGGGCCCGAACCGTACTGAGCCGGTTGGGCCAGCTGCTCCGGATCACGCTCGACAAGGAACAACGCGAACGTGTGCCGCTGGCGCGGGAGATCGATCACATCGGACACTACCTCGGCATCGAGGCCGTGCGCTTCCAGGACCGCCTGCACGTGGACTACGACATCCCCGCTTCCTGCGCGGACGCCGAGGTGCCCAGCATGATCCTTCAGCCGCTCGTGGAGAACGCGATCAAGCACGGCCCCGGCTTCACCAGCGAGCGCGTCGACATCGCCGTCAGCGCCGAACGCCGGAACGGCAGCCTGCACATCGCCGTGCGGGACAACGGCCGGGGCTGCCCCGACGTCGAACGTGCGGTGGCAGGCAGCGGCATCGGCCTGCGCAACGTCCGTGAACGGCTTCGGCTGCTCTATGGCGATGCGGCGGACATGCAGGTGTCCTCCCCCGGCGGTCAAGGCTTCACCGTGCACCTCTCCCTCCCGTTCAAGCGCAACGACCCCGCGTCATGA